A stretch of the Rosa rugosa chromosome 5, drRosRugo1.1, whole genome shotgun sequence genome encodes the following:
- the LOC133708501 gene encoding protein SOB FIVE-LIKE 2-like, with amino-acid sequence MESSQVVGADQWSGNGESGWTMYIASSIHGERHGVYSSTHDATKENKVSVEHKDDGEESDDSMASDASSGPSHTERSRGATRLKHAEKEGNVKKHSTKKKKKKNEITMIKGEKAEQEILLHKADSAASHI; translated from the coding sequence ATGGAGTCTTCCCAAGTTGTTGGTGCTGATCAGTGGAGTGGCAATGGTGAGTCTGGGTGGACAATGTACATTGCCTCCTCCATTCATGGTGAAAGACATGGTGTTTATTCCAGTACCCATGATGCAACCAAAGAAAATAAGGTGAGTGTTGAGCACAAAGACGACGGTGAAGAGAGTGATGATTCCATGGCTTCGGATGCCTCCTCTGGCCCAAGTCACACTGAGAGAAGTCGCGGCGCAACTCGTCTCAAGCATGCAGAAAAGGAAGGGAATGTCAAGAAACACAgcacaaagaagaagaagaagaagaatgaaattACAATGATCAAAGGAGAGAAAGCTGAGCAGGAAATATTGCTGCACAAGGCAGATAGTGCTGCTAGTCACATTTGA
- the LOC133712171 gene encoding ceramide synthase 1 LOH3-like has product MGLTQYLSSIDWEQEAYPEYQDFIFLPFFILFFPTVRLFLDKFVLEKLGRRLIFGKGYRLLDVKTDDQKRKIRKFKESAWKCIYFLSAECLALSATYNEPWFTNTKYFWVGPGDQVWPDQKTKLKLKGVYMYCAGFYTYSIFALIFWETRRSDFGVSMGHHVATVILILLSYIFRFARVGSVVLALHDASDVFLEVGKMSKYSGAERTASFSFILFVLSWVILRLIYYPFWVLWSTSYEVILTLDKEKHAVDGPIYYYVFNTLLYCLLVLHIFWWVLMYRMLVKQIQARGQLSDDVRSDSEAEDDHED; this is encoded by the exons ATGGGTTTGACTCAATACTTGAGCTCAATCGATTGGGAGCAAGAAGCCTACCCAGAATACCAAGACTTTatatttcttcctttctttattttgttcttcCCCACAGTTCGACTTTTTCTTGACAAGTTCGTCCTTGAG AAACTGGGGAGACGGTTAATATTTGGAAAGGGGTATCGGCTGCTGGATGTTAAAACTGATGATCAAAAGAGGAAGATTCGAAAATTCAAGGAATCAGCATGGAAGTGCATCTACTTTCTTTCAGCAGAGTGTCTGGCTCTTTCTGCAACTTATAATGAGCCTTGGTTTACAAATACAAAGTACTTTTGGGTAGGGCCAGGAGATCAGGTTTGGCCTGACCAGAAGACAAA GTTGAAGTTGAAGGGGGTATATATGTATTGTGCTGGATTTTACACATACTCCATATTTGCTTTGATTTTCTGGGAAACAAGGCGTTCCGACTTTGGAGTTTCAATGGGGCATCATGTAGCAACTGTCATTCTCATTCTGCTGTCTTACATTTTCAG GTTTGCCCGTGTAGGTTCAGTTGTTTTAGCTCTTCATGATGCCAGTGACGTGTTTCTGGAAGTAGGGAAGATGTCCAAATACAGTGGTGCTGAAAGGACTGCTAGCTTTTCATTTATTCTTTTTGTATTGTCTTGGGTCATACTGCGTCTCATTTACTATCCATTCTGGGTCCTTTGGAGCACAAG CTATGAAGTTATCCTGACATTGGACAAGGAAAAGCACGCTGTAGATGGACCAATATATTACTATGTATTCAATACTCTTCTGTACTGCTTGCTTGTTCTTCACATATTCTGGTGGGTGTTGATGTACCGGATGCTTGTTAAACAAATTCAAGCAAGAGGCCAGCTTAGTGATGATGTTCGATCAG ATTCTGAAGCTGAAGATGACCACGAAGATTGA
- the LOC133712006 gene encoding uncharacterized protein LOC133712006, whose translation MEDVLTEVPPPSRFFQEDLNNFTPPSPPIPSPFLVFPTAADLDLPLRPSLLIIAISSPSLQLFHTAASKTLIGTLILPETSFAGNSVQPSLKDKSCNLYSLDGNRQTLLVSVQCPIAAADRCHAVAELLVSQHIVPERVLILDSVQNRNFRGKLSRDEALAFKLETTSERKSKSLKLEYLPSASVVDGLGAALLAKCEINKIKAVLCVTWPEFGAAALELIKSRVLPALDLGLSFKSDADDYGSLRQDKDPFDSDLYS comes from the coding sequence ATGGAAGACGTTCTGACGGAGGTTCCGCCGCCGTCTCGGTTCTTCCAGGAAGATCTGAACAACTTCACGCCTCCGTCACCGCCCATTCCCTCTCCTTTCCTCGTTTTCCCAACCGCCGCCGACCTCGACCTTCCCCTCCGCCCCTCCCTCCTCATCATCGCCATCTCCTCCCCCTCCCTCCAGCTCTTCCACACCGCCGCCTCCAAAACCCTCATCGGAACCCTAATCCTCCCGGAAACCTCCTTCGCCGGAAACTCGGTCCAGCCCTCTCTCAAGGACAAGTCCTGCAACCTCTACTCCCTCGACGGCAACCGCCAGACCCTCCTCGTCTCGGTCCAGTGCCCTATCGCCGCCGCCGATCGGTGCCACGCCGTCGCCGAGCTGCTGGTTTCTCAGCACATCGTTCCGGAGAGGGTTCTGATTCTGGATTCCGTTCAGAATCGGAACTTCCGGGGCAAGCTTTCCAGGGACGAGGCGCTGGCGTTCAAGCTCGAAACGACGTCGGAGAGGAAGTCGAAATCTTTGAAATTGGAGTATTTGCCTTCGGCGAGTGTGGTGGATGGGTTGGGTGCTGCTCTGTTGGCCAAGTGTGAAATCAACAAGATCAAGGCGGTGCTTTGTGTCACCTGGCCGGAGTTTGGTGCCGCCGCGCTGGAGCTGATCAAGTCTAGGGTTTTGCCTGCTCTGGATTTGGGTCTGAGCTTCAAGTCTGATGCTGATGATTATGGAAGTTTGAGACAAGATAAGGATCCTTTTGATTCTGATTTGTATTCCTGA
- the LOC133712005 gene encoding peroxidase 11 yields the protein MAPSLCFGPFRLHFMLLVFAILNTSLLASDPPLTLDYYASNCPTLFEIVKKEMECEVLSDPRNAALIVRLHFHDCFVQGCDGSVLLDDTISLKGEKKASTNINSLKGFRIIDRIKNKLESECPGIVSCADILTIAARDAVILVGGPYWDVPLGRKDSITASPELAETNLPTPVEGLMSIISKFLYQGLSVTDVVALSGAHTIGMTRCQNVRARIYGDYESTSGIDPLSGSYLSSLRSTCPIGGDENNITAMDYVTPELFDNSFYHLLLKGQGLLNSDQEMYSSLLGIETKKLVQKYAEDAIAFFQQFSDSMVKMGNITNEDSFTTGEVRKNCRFVNT from the exons ATGGCACCTTCCCTTTGTTTTGGTCCCTTCAGACTCCATTTCATGCTTTTAGTTTTCGCCATCTTGAACACCAGTTTACTTGCAAGTGACCCTCCTTTAACATTGGACTACTATGCATCTAATTGTCCCACTTTGTTTGAGATTGTAAAGAAAGAAATGGAGTGTGAAGTTCTCTCAGATCCTCGTAATGCTGCCTTGATAGTCCGGTTACACTTCCATGACTGTTTTGTTCAG GGATGTGATGGTTCAGTTTTGCTAGACGATACGATTTCACTAAAAGGAGAGAAGAAGGCTTCCACCAACATAAACTCTTTGAAAGGTTTCAGGATTATTGACAGGATAAAGAACAAGCTTGAATCAGAGTGTCCCGGAATTGTCTCTTGCGCCGATATTCTCACTATTGCAGCAAGAGATGCTGTGATTCTG GTTGGTGGACCTTATTGGGATGTTCCTCTAGGAAGAAAGGACTCTATAACTGCTAGTCCTGAACTTGCAGAAACCAACCTTCCTACTCCAGTTGAAGGCCTTATGTCTATCATTTCCAAATTTCTTTACCAAGGCCTTTCGGTCACAGATGTGGTAGCTCTTTCAG GAGCTCACACAATCGGTATGACACGGTGTCAGAATGTTCGAGCAAGGATCTATGGTGACTATGAATCAACCTCAGGAATCGACCCTCTTTCAGGGTCATACCTCAGCAGCTTGAGGTCAACTTGCCCCATAGGTGGAGATGAAAATAACATTACAGCCATGGACTATGTCACTCCTGAACTATTTGACAATTCTTTCTATCATTTACTATTGAAAGGGCAGGGACTACTCAACTCAGACCAGGAAATGTATTCTAGCTTGTTGGGTATCGAAACCAAGAAACTTGTTCAGAAGTATGCAGAAGACGCGATTGCTTTCTTCCAGCAATTCTCAGATTCAATGGTGAAAATGGGGAATATAACTAACGAGGACAGCTTTACCACCGGAGAGGTCAGGAAGAATTGCAGATTTGTGAACACATGA
- the LOC133707972 gene encoding LOW QUALITY PROTEIN: inorganic pyrophosphatase TTM2 (The sequence of the model RefSeq protein was modified relative to this genomic sequence to represent the inferred CDS: inserted 1 base in 1 codon; deleted 1 base in 1 codon), which yields LLAQKNDXIILVGVAGPSGAGKSVFTEKILNFMPSVAVISMDNYNDASRIVDGNFDDPRLTDYDTLLQNVSDLRAWKPVEVPLYDFKSSSRTGIRTVEVPSSRIVIIEGIYALSEKLRPFLDLRVSVTGGVHFDLVKRVLRDIQRAGQEPEEIIHQISETVYPMYKAFIEPDLQTAHIKIINKFNPFTGFQSPTYILKSAKPLSVDQIKAVFTEEHTEAKEETYDIYLLPPGEDPESCQSYLRMRDKDGKYSLMFEEWVTDNPFVISPRITFEVSVRLLGGLMALGYTIATILKRSSHVFFNDGVCVKIDWLEQLNRRYIQVQGKDRVVVRCVAEQLGLEGSYIPRTYIEQIQLEKLVNEVMALPDDLKTRLSIDEDLVLSPRDALSKVSAAVMRNKHLKSGMSQSYTNQRDKSTSRLTGYSSNGQRFEDRNSESQATLASQGVITQLSEHISSLNDRMDEFTNRIEELNSKLTVKKSSSQQNMALQAEACNGSTPTYNFISSLGNGSLTGSIMPNSSSSAQLAKESPALEEISNITRGQRQIMHQLDNLNNLLRESMGERNRPARTNSSKGMDARSVPLAVTLAVGVLGVVIYKGILNRS from the exons TTATTAGCTCAAAAGAATG GAATAATATTGGTAGGAGTGGCGGGTCCTTCTGGGGCTGGAAAGTCTGTGTTTACTGAAAAAATACTGAACTTTATGCCCAGCGTTGCGGTCATATCAATGGACAACTACAATGACGCTAGTCGAATTGTTGATGGCAACTTTGATG ATCCACGTTTGACAGACTACGACACC TTGCTCCAGAATGTCAGTGACTTAAGAGCATGGAAGCCGGTTGAGGTTCCATTATATGACTTCAAGTCCAGTTCCCGCACAGGGAT CAGGACAGTTGAAGTCCCAAGCTCCCGTATCGTGATCATTGAGGGCATTTATGCTTTGAGTGAAAAGTTGCGGCCTTTTCTGGATCTACGAGTATCTGTCACAGGTGGTGTTCACTTTGACCTTGTTAAAAGGGTTTTACGGGACATACAGCGAGCTGGCCAAGAACCAGAAGAAATAATTCATCAAATATCTGAAACA GTATACCCAATGTACAAGGCCTTTATCGAGCCAGATCTTCAAACTGCTCATATAAAAATTATCAACAAGTTCAATCCATTTACTGGATTTCAAAGTCCCACTTACATTTTAAAG TCAGCGAAGCCCTTGTCGGTGGATCAAATAAAGGCAGTCTTTACTGAAGAGCATACAGAAGCCAAGGAGGAGACCTATGACATATACCTTCTACCACCTGGTGAAGATCCAGAATCTTGCCAATCATATCTGAGGATGCGTGATAAAGATGGGAAATATAGTCTCATGTTTGAG GAGTGGGTGACAGATAATCCATTTGTTATATCACCAAGAATAACTTTTGAGGTCAGTGTGCGTCTTCTTGGTGGACTAATGGCTCTGGGATACACAATTGCTACTATCCTGAAAAGAAGCAGTCATGTATTCTTCAATGATGGTGTCTGTGTAAAAATTGATTGGCTAGAGCAACTCAATCGTCGATATATTCAG GTGCAGGGAAAAGATCGAGTAGTTGTAAGATGTGTTGCAGAGCAGCTTGGCTTGGAAGGTTCATACATTCCTCGTACCTACATTGAACAAATTCAACTGGAAAAGCTCGTGAATGAGGTCATG GCCTTGCCAGATGATTTAAAGACAAGGCTTAGCATAGATGAGGATCTTGTTTTGAGCCCCAGAGACGCACTTTCTAAAGTCTCTGCAgctgtcatgagaaataagcaTCTCAAGAG TGGTATGTCGCAGTCCTATACAAACCAAAGGGACAAAAGTACATCCAGGCTCACTGGATATTCTTCCAACGGTCAAAGGTTTGAAGACAGAAATTCAGAATCACAAGCAACACTAGCAAGCCAG GGAGTCATTACTCAGCTATCAGAGCATATATCTTCGCTGAATGATAGGATGGATGAGTTTACAAACCGAATTGAAGAGCTGAATTCCAAGTTGACTGTGAAGAAAAGTTCTAGCCAACAAAACATGGCTCTTCAAGCTGAAGCCTGCAATGGCTCCACTCCCACATATAATTTCATCTCTAGCTTGGGCAATGGATCTTTAACTGGCTCCATAATGCCTAATTCCTCATCTTCTGCCCAGTTGGCTAAGGAGTCTCCAGCACTGGAAGAG ATATCAAATATTACAAGGGGACAACGTCAAATCATGCACCAGTTAGACAATCTCAACAATCTCCTCCGGGAAAGCatgggagagagaaatcgaCCGGCAAGAACAAACAGCAGTAAAGGCATGGATGCTCGTTCAGTTCCTCTTGCAGTAACACTTGCTGTTGGCGTTTTAGGAGTCGTCATATACAAGGGCATCTTAAATCGAAGCTGA
- the LOC133711129 gene encoding F-box/FBD/LRR-repeat protein At1g13570: MGDKPDRDLISNLPQSIIESILTCLPIGDAIRTSCLSRKWRYKWTTLTHLVFDEKCVAQSGDQVVVTKSLINFITRALFLHQGPIHKFQVCTSYLQSCPDIDQWILFLSRNGIKELVLELGEEVLVAPEAIESLISSCPLLETLSLAYFDSLALNIRAPNLKYLCLEGEFKDISLENTPLLVDLSVALYMTDENAENSEQSSNCKFIKFLGGIPRLERLIGHIYFTKYLSIGKDPGVLPITYNHLKIIELYQVSFEDMKEILVVLRLITNSPNLKELQLSGSSLTSMESPDLDFWEKEGPSDCTFHKLKVVKMTDMSGLPHEMEFIKFLLRKSPVLEIMSIMPCVFVTMESRLIIVTELLSFTRASPKAGIVFIQD; this comes from the exons ATGGGCGATAAACCGGATCGTGATTTGATAAGCAATCTGCCTCAGAGCATTATAGAGAGCATTCTCACGTGTTTGCCAATAGGAGATGCTATAAGAACTAGCTGCTTGTCAAGGAAATGGAGATACAAATGGACTACACTCACTCATCTTGTATTCGACGAAAAATGTGTGGCTCAATCTGGTGATCAAGTAGTTGTCACAAAAAGCCTTATCAATTTTATAACTCGAGCTCTCTTTCTTCACCAAGGCCCTATTCACAAGTTCCAGGTCTGTACTTCGTACTTGCAGAGCTGCCCGGATATAGATCAATGGATACTTTTCCTTTCGAGGAATGGCATCAAAGAATTGGTTCTTGAATTGGGAGAAGAGG TTTTGGTTGCTCCTGAGGCAATTGAAAGTCTTATTTCTAGTTGCCCGCTACTTGAGACCTTGTCTTTGGCATACTTTGATAGCCTAGCTTTAAATATCCGTGCTCCAAATCTTAAGTACTTATGTCTGGAAGGTGAGTTTAAGGACATATCTCTTGAAAATACTCCACTATTGGTTGATTTATCTGTTGCTTTGTACATGACTGATGAAAATGCTGAGAACTCTGAGCAAAGTTCAAATTGCAAGTTTATCAAGTTTCTTGGTGGCATACCACGCCTTGAGAGGCTTATTGGGCATATCTACTTTACTAAG taTTTGAGTATAGGTAAAGACCCGGGAGTCCTTCCAATTACATATAACCATCTAAAGATTATTGAATTATATCAAGTGAGTTTTGAAGATATGAAAGAGATACTTGTTGTTCTTCGCTTGATTACAAACTCTCCTAATTTAAAGGAACTTCAACTCTCG GGATCCTCTTTAACATCAATGGAATCACCGGATTTGGATTTCTGGGAGAAAGAAGGCCCTTCAGATTGCACATTCCACAAACTTAAAGTTGTGAAGATGACAGATATGTCCGGACTGCCACATGAGATGGAATTCATCAAATTTTTGTTGAGAAAATCACCGGTGCTTGAGATCATGAGTATTATGCCTTGTGTGTTTGTTACTATGGAGTCGCGTTTGATAATAGTCACGGAGTTGCTTAGTTTTACAAGGGCGTCTCCTAAAGCAGGAATTGTATTCATCCAAGACTAA
- the LOC133707971 gene encoding protein NSP-INTERACTING KINASE 2: protein MEIRKRGKALCFVTLLCLWTFVSGALTSKGVNMEVIALGSIKDSLVDPRGVLRNWDETSVDPCSWNMVTCSDGLVTALGTPSQNLSGTLSPSIANLTNLVLVTFQDNNITGPIPTELGRLQKLKTLDLSNNLFSGQIPTALSHLKNLQYLRLNNNSLSGAIPSSFANMTQLAFLDMSYNNLSGPVPRFPARAFNIVGNPLICTAGMEQDCFGTTPMPQPFSLNNTQNSQPAGRPKNHKIALAFASSLGCICLLILGFGFLLWWRQKHNKQIFLDVNESHHEEVCLGNLKSFHFRELQSATHNFSSKNLVGKGGFGNVYKGYLHDGTVVAVKRLKDANAIGGEIQFQTEVEMISLAVHRNLLRLYGFCMTAKERLLVYPYMSNGSVALRLKSKPALDWGTRKRIAIGAARGLLYLHEQCDPKIIHRDVKAANILLDDYFEAVVGDFGLAKLLDHHESHITTAVRGTVGHIAPEYLSTGQSSEKTDVFGFGILILELISGQRALEFGKAANQKGAILDWVKKIQQEKKFDVLVDKELKNDYDAIELEEMIQVALLCTQNLPGQRPKMSEVVRMLEGDGLAEKWEASQRAESNRCRTNNDFSSSERYSDLTDDSSLLAQAMELSGPR, encoded by the exons ATGGAAATTAGGAAGCGAGGTAAAGCTTTGTGCTTTGTGACTCTTTTGTGCTTGTGGACTTTTGTAAGTGGCGCCCTTACCTCCAAAGGTGTCAACATGGAAG TGATAGCATTGGGGAGCATTAAGGATTCACTAGTTGATCCTCGTGGCGTTCTTCGCAATTGGGATGAAACTTCTGTGGATCCCTGCAGCTGGAATATGGTAACTTGCTCTGATGGTTTAGTCACTGCCCT AGGAACTCCAAGCCAGAATTTATCAGGCACTTTGTCACCAAGCATAGCCAACTTGACAAATCTCGTGCTTGT GACATTTCAGGATAACAATATAACAGGACCAATCCCAACTGAGCTTGGGAGGCTCCAGAAGCTCAAAACACTTGATCTGTCTAACAATTTATTCAGTGGTCAAATTCCCACAGCTCTATCCCACCTGAAAAACCTACAATATTT GAGGCTAAACAATAACAGTCTCTCTGGGGCAATTCCTTCATCGTTTGCCAACATGACCCAGCTGGCCTTTCT GGACATGTCTTACAATAATTTAAGCGGTCCAGTACCCCGGTTTCCTGCAAGAGCATTCAA TATTGTGGGAAACCCTCTGATTTGCACCGCTGGAATGGAGCAAGACTGCTTTGGAACAACGCCTATGCCGCAACCTTTTTCCTTGAATAATACACAAA ATTCTCAACCTGCTGGAAGACCTAAGAACCATAAAATTGCCTTGGCCTTTGCATCAAGCCTAGGCTGCATTTGCCTTCTAATTCTTGGTTTCGGTTTCCTTCTTTGGTGGAGGCAAAAGCACAACAAGCAAATATTCTTAGACGTCAACG AATCACACCATGAAGAAGTATGCCTCGGAAACTTGAAGTCATTTCACTTCAGAGAACTTCAGTCTGCAACACACAACTTCAGCAGTAAAAACTTGGTTGGCAAGGGTGGTTTTGGAAATGTCTACAAAGGATATCTCCATGACGGTACTGTGGTAGCTGTCAAAAGGCTCAAGGATGCTAATGCCATAGGCGGCGAAATCCAATTTCAGACAGAAGTTGAGATGATCAGCCTAGCAGTGCATCGTAACCTCCTCCGCCTTTATGGATTTTGCATGACAGCCAAAGAGAGGCTCCTAGTTTACCCCTACATGTCTAATGGAAGTGTTGCTTTGCGTCTCAAAT CAAAACCAGCCTTGGATTGGGGCACAaggaagaggattgcaattggAGCAGCAAGGGGACTTCTGTACTTGCATGAGCAGTGTGACCCCAAGATCATTCATAGGGATGTAAAGGCTGCAAATATACTGCTTGATGATTACTTTGAGGCTGTGGTGGGAGATTTTGGGTTGGCAAAACTTTTGGATCACCATGAATCACACATTACAACAGCGGTGAGGGGCACCGTGGGGCACATAGCACCGGAGTATCTCTCAACTGGCCAGTCCTCGGAGAAAACTGATGTTTTTGGATTTGGGATCCTAATACTTGAACTAATATCTGGCCAAAGAGCTTTGGAGTTTGGCAAAGCAGCAAACCAGAAAGGCGCTATACTTGACTGG GTGAAGAAAATTcaacaagaaaaaaagtttGATGTGCTGGTTGACAAGGAACTGAAGAACGACTATGATGCCATTGAGCTTGAAGAAATGATTCAAGTGGCTCTCTTATGCACTCAAAATCTTCCTGGTCAGAGACCAAAGATGTCTGAAGTGGTACGAATGCTCGAAGGAGATGGACTCGCAGAGAAATGGGAAGCTTCTCAGAGAGCCGAATCAAATAGGTGCAGAACCAATAATGATTTTTCATCTTCTGAGCGCTACTCTGATCTCACTGATGACTCTTCATTGCTTGCACAAGCAATGGAGCTATCTGGACCAAGGTAA
- the LOC133709047 gene encoding S-adenosylmethionine decarboxylase proenzyme, translating to MSMAAGSAIGFEGYEKRLEIAFFEPSIFRDPQGRGLRSLSKSQLDEFLGQAECTIVSSLSNDEVDSYVLSESSLFVYSYKIIIKTCGTTKLLLAIPPILKLAEGIDLTVRSVRYTRGSFIFPGAQSFPHRNFSEEVSTLDAYFGKLGGGSRAYMMGGGSDGPQKWHVYSASAEPVSLVDPVYTLEMCMTGLDKQKASVFYKSESSSAAGMTNDSGIRRILPDSDICDFEFDPCGYSMNAIEGAAISTIHVTPEDGFSYASFESAGYDFNELNLNQLTERVLACFKPSEFSIAVHADVAVKSLQQICSLDLKGYCREESSHEELGMGGSIVHYRFLKTEACGSPRSTLKGCWKEEDEDYESS from the coding sequence ATGTCGATGGCGGCGGGTTCTGCAATTGGATTTGAAGGATACGAAAAGAGGCTGGAAATTGCATTTTTTGAACCGAGTATCTTTCGTGATCCCCAAGGAAGGGGTCTTCGATCCCTGTCCAAATCCCAGCTGGACGAGTTTCTTGGACAAGCTGAGTGCACTATTGTCTCATCACTGTCCAACGATGAAGTCGACTCATATGTTCTGTCGGAGTCGAGCCTCTTTGTTTACTCCTACAAGATCATCATCAAAACTTGTGGGACGACTAAGTTGCTCCTAGCAATCCCACCTATCCTGAAGTTAGCTGAAGGCATTGATCTCACCGTGAGATCTGTGAGGTATACTCGTGGGAGCTTCATTTTCCCAGGAGCACAATCATTCCCTCACCGAAACTTCTCCGAAGAAGTTTCTACTCTTGACGCATACTTTGGGAAGCTCGGGGGAGGCAGCAGAGCTTATATGATGGGCGGTGGGTCTGACGGACCTCAGAAATGGCATGTGTATTCTGCTTCAGCTGAACCTGTTAGCTTGGTTGATCCTGTATACACCCTAGAAATGTGCATGACTGGTCTGGACAAGCAAAAGGCTTCTGTTTTCTACAAATCTGAGTCAAGCTCAGCAGCTGGAATGACCAATGATTCTGGAATCCGAAGGATCCTACCAGATTCTGATATTTGTGATTTCGAGTTTGACCCCTGTGGTTATTCGATGAATGCCATTGAAGGAGCGGCAATTTCAACCATTCATGTTACACCAGAAGATGGTTTTAGCTATGCTAGTTTTGAATCCGCAGGATATGACTTCAATGAGTTGAATCTTAACCAGTTGACTGAGAGGGTTTTGGCTTGTTTCAAACCGAGTGAGTTCTCCATTGCTGTGCATGCTGATGTTGCAGTCAAGTCACTCCAGCAAATTTGTTCATTGGATTTGAAGGGATACTGTCGCGAAGAGAGCAGCCACGAGGAGCTTGGAATGGGTGGTTCCATTGTTCATTACAGGTTCCTCAAGACTGAGGCCTGTGGTTCTCCAAGATCAACTCTTAAAGGCTGCTGGAAAGAGGAAGATGAGGACTACGAATCCTCTTGA